Proteins encoded together in one Terriglobales bacterium window:
- a CDS encoding SpoIVB peptidase S55 domain-containing protein: MKSIFAFLGRISVLIFVCSMAVAQSATPVSAPRVAPEILKVSEIHRGMRGVAYTVFEGTKPEPMEVEVLGILPNLNGPKSDLILARLHGQKVEYTGVVAGMSGSPVYIDGKLVGAISYRIGQFSKEPICGITPIEEMLEIDALDRTQPEPMSAARVPKAIGKTSVGSDVPGDGDLKNFASLMQPIEAPFVFSGFSEGTIRQFASQFAQAGLVPVMGVGSATNEHQPEPIEPGSAVSAVLVSGDLDIAATCTVTYIDPQRLLACGHPLTQYGMVDMPMTKANVIATLASPYYAYKIVNTTDEVGTFVQDRHSGILGRFGEASKMIPVTVTIHGGSKPKQMNFSVLNNAKLTPLIMMTAVYQALQSQNQYGDQVTYRMNGDIAVNGFPSVHMHNMFSSSDVAPSSVLAALNLGDHFGRIFENPYTTPGIQGVNLNFDVTPERRTARLETARTDVTEARPGDEITIEAVLRPYRGDPIVRQIPVKIPTSVPKGQLRILVSDSETLDRSRKLPSAFGRTLQLGSTIDLLNKEHANNNLYVSLLEANPEAMVEDKVMPTLPLSVMNVMQGMRGGQDMYVSGESAVDETSTPMDYVVSGAQLLTVQIK; this comes from the coding sequence ATGAAGAGTATTTTCGCCTTCCTCGGTCGGATTTCGGTCTTAATTTTTGTGTGCAGTATGGCGGTTGCGCAATCAGCAACTCCGGTTTCGGCGCCTCGCGTAGCTCCGGAGATCCTGAAGGTCAGCGAAATCCACCGTGGAATGCGTGGCGTCGCTTACACCGTCTTTGAAGGAACGAAGCCCGAGCCCATGGAGGTTGAAGTCCTTGGCATTCTTCCCAACCTCAATGGCCCCAAGAGCGATCTGATCCTTGCTCGTCTCCATGGCCAAAAGGTGGAGTACACAGGCGTAGTCGCGGGCATGAGCGGTAGCCCGGTGTACATCGACGGCAAGCTGGTGGGCGCGATCTCGTATCGTATCGGGCAATTTTCCAAGGAGCCGATTTGCGGCATTACGCCAATCGAGGAGATGCTCGAGATCGACGCACTCGATCGCACGCAGCCTGAGCCCATGAGCGCGGCGCGAGTACCCAAAGCAATCGGCAAAACGTCGGTGGGAAGTGACGTCCCCGGCGATGGTGACCTGAAGAACTTCGCATCGCTGATGCAGCCTATCGAAGCGCCTTTCGTTTTCAGCGGGTTCAGCGAAGGTACGATTCGCCAGTTCGCATCGCAGTTCGCGCAAGCCGGACTTGTTCCCGTAATGGGAGTGGGATCGGCAACAAACGAGCACCAGCCTGAGCCCATCGAGCCCGGCTCGGCGGTGAGCGCTGTGCTCGTGAGCGGCGACCTCGATATCGCTGCGACGTGCACAGTTACATATATCGATCCCCAGAGGCTGCTCGCCTGCGGACATCCACTCACCCAGTACGGCATGGTCGACATGCCGATGACTAAGGCCAATGTGATCGCGACGCTGGCCTCGCCCTACTACGCGTACAAGATCGTCAACACTACCGACGAGGTAGGCACCTTCGTCCAGGACCGACACAGCGGAATCCTCGGACGCTTCGGCGAAGCCTCGAAGATGATTCCCGTAACGGTCACGATTCATGGCGGCAGTAAACCGAAGCAGATGAACTTTTCAGTGCTGAACAACGCGAAACTCACGCCGCTGATCATGATGACTGCGGTTTACCAGGCGCTGCAGTCGCAGAATCAGTACGGCGATCAGGTCACTTACCGCATGAATGGCGACATCGCGGTGAACGGTTTCCCCTCAGTGCACATGCACAACATGTTCAGCTCGAGCGACGTCGCTCCCAGTTCCGTGCTCGCTGCGCTCAATCTTGGGGATCACTTCGGACGCATCTTCGAGAACCCCTACACCACACCGGGAATCCAAGGCGTGAATCTCAATTTCGACGTGACTCCGGAACGCCGCACAGCGCGCCTGGAAACCGCACGCACCGATGTCACTGAGGCGCGTCCGGGGGATGAGATCACTATCGAAGCCGTACTGCGTCCGTATCGCGGCGATCCCATCGTTCGCCAGATTCCGGTGAAGATTCCAACGTCCGTACCCAAAGGCCAACTGCGAATTCTGGTTAGCGACAGCGAGACACTGGACCGCAGCCGCAAGTTACCCTCCGCCTTCGGACGCACCCTGCAGCTCGGATCCACCATCGATCTGCTCAATAAAGAGCACGCCAACAACAACCTGTACGTCTCGCTTCTCGAGGCGAATCCCGAAGCGATGGTTGAAGACAAAGTGATGCCGACGCTTCCCCTGTCGGTGATGAACGTAATGCAGGGCATGCGCGGCGGCCAGGACATGTATGTAAGCGGAGAGTCCGCCGTAGACGAAACTTCCACGCCGATGGACTACGTAGTCTCAGGCGCGCAGCTTCTCACAGTTCAGATTAAGTAG
- a CDS encoding VWA domain-containing protein, with protein MSLSGTKVGGSWLSKIVIIGLFCLAFATFPSPAQNSQGSSQNPQTQTPPEAGGPQGDIGPMAVPKKKPEDEKPVERAPKVKNPVEIGTFSLKVDVPLVNLPINVVTNNGQFIPGLRQENFKVLEDGVPQKIDTFSQQNDKPITAVMVIEFASNSYAFMYDALNAAYSFTGQLKKEDWIAVESYDMQTHLLVDFTQDKNQVMGALGQLRIPGFSETNLFDALYDTVDRLEGVEGQKYIVLICNGIDTFSKLNYDKVLKKLQGSKNITIFCIGTGQAFRLYLEGRGYMGPLANLDFLQADNQLRTFAKMTGGRAYFPRFTAEFPEDFADIASDIRNQYVISYRPSNTKQDGTWRKVKVELVDPQNGQPLIVQDQRRKKLKYEVIARDGYKAKNEVE; from the coding sequence ATGTCCCTTAGCGGTACTAAGGTGGGGGGCTCGTGGCTCTCCAAAATCGTCATCATCGGCCTGTTCTGCCTCGCATTTGCAACATTCCCCAGCCCGGCGCAGAACTCCCAAGGTTCATCGCAGAACCCGCAGACCCAAACTCCCCCAGAGGCGGGAGGCCCACAGGGTGATATCGGCCCAATGGCCGTCCCCAAGAAGAAGCCAGAGGACGAAAAGCCGGTAGAGCGCGCTCCCAAGGTGAAGAACCCGGTGGAAATAGGCACGTTTTCCCTGAAAGTTGACGTGCCACTGGTGAACCTGCCTATCAATGTTGTCACCAACAACGGCCAGTTCATTCCTGGACTCAGGCAGGAGAACTTCAAGGTCCTGGAAGACGGTGTCCCCCAGAAGATCGACACCTTTTCCCAGCAGAACGACAAGCCAATCACTGCCGTAATGGTGATCGAGTTTGCCTCAAACAGTTACGCCTTCATGTACGACGCGCTCAATGCCGCGTATTCGTTTACTGGCCAGCTCAAGAAGGAAGACTGGATTGCAGTTGAATCGTACGACATGCAGACGCACCTGCTGGTGGACTTCACCCAGGACAAGAACCAGGTGATGGGGGCGCTGGGCCAGCTTAGGATTCCAGGTTTCAGCGAAACCAACCTCTTCGACGCCCTCTACGACACAGTGGATCGCCTCGAGGGAGTTGAAGGCCAAAAGTACATTGTCCTCATCTGCAATGGCATTGATACGTTCAGCAAGCTGAACTACGACAAGGTACTCAAGAAGCTTCAGGGCTCGAAGAACATCACCATCTTCTGCATCGGAACCGGGCAGGCTTTCAGGTTATACCTGGAGGGGCGCGGATACATGGGGCCGCTCGCCAACCTTGATTTCCTTCAGGCCGACAATCAGCTCAGAACATTCGCCAAGATGACCGGCGGCCGCGCGTACTTCCCCCGATTCACGGCGGAGTTCCCCGAAGACTTCGCTGATATTGCTTCGGACATCCGCAACCAGTACGTGATCTCATATCGCCCAAGCAACACCAAACAGGACGGCACCTGGCGGAAGGTGAAGGTCGAATTGGTGGATCCACAGAACGGGCAGCCACTCATCGTGCAGGATCAGCGCCGCAAGAAACTTAAATACGAAGTGATCGCACGAGATGGGTATAAGGCGAAGAACGAAGTGGAATAG
- a CDS encoding ZIP family metal transporter: MSPLALTIILGLTAALADGVGGLIIIQRHWERRYLRYFMAVGSGFMLATALVEMFPESLRVAPERAPVFIMLGYFLVHFFEHTLTMHFHFGEETHEGEFLHSHKSYSVLLGLIVHTFFDGIAIASGFLISNWLGWLIFLAVFLHKIPEGFTVGSVMLASGRSRRMAFISSVILGASTLLGVLTMRVLSPMLHVGLPLSTGVTLYVAASDLIPEVNKEPGIKVALLVFVGVAVLLVLDYWFRM; this comes from the coding sequence ATGTCTCCGCTCGCGCTCACCATCATCCTCGGGCTTACCGCGGCGCTCGCCGACGGAGTTGGCGGGCTGATCATTATCCAGCGCCATTGGGAGCGGCGCTATCTGCGCTACTTCATGGCAGTAGGCTCGGGATTCATGCTCGCCACTGCCCTGGTGGAGATGTTTCCCGAGAGCCTTCGCGTTGCTCCCGAACGCGCGCCGGTGTTCATCATGCTCGGCTACTTTCTCGTGCACTTCTTCGAGCACACCCTTACCATGCACTTCCACTTCGGTGAAGAAACTCACGAGGGCGAATTCCTTCACTCTCACAAGAGTTATTCCGTACTGCTCGGGCTAATCGTACACACCTTCTTCGACGGCATAGCCATTGCATCGGGATTCCTAATTTCGAACTGGCTCGGCTGGCTGATCTTTCTGGCGGTGTTTCTCCACAAAATTCCCGAAGGATTCACAGTAGGCTCGGTGATGCTAGCCAGCGGCCGCTCGCGTCGCATGGCGTTTATTTCCTCCGTGATTCTCGGAGCTTCGACTCTGCTCGGCGTGCTTACCATGCGCGTACTATCGCCCATGCTGCACGTGGGACTGCCCCTGTCGACTGGCGTGACGCTGTACGTAGCGGCGTCGGATCTGATTCCCGAAGTGAACAAGGAGCCGGGGATCAAGGTAGCGCTGCTGGTTTTTGTAGGAGTCGCGGTGCTGCTGGTGCTGGATTATTGGTTCAGGATGTAA
- the ychF gene encoding redox-regulated ATPase YchF, which yields MKTGIIGLPQVGKTSLFKILTKAHVAERGHNPREAHLGVAKVPDERLDKLSALYNPKKLVHATVEYSDVAAIGQEALKESAYANNLRTVDALIHVLRAFDEPSIPHVGEIDPLRDAKNVDFDLVVNDLGQIEKRLERLEKDLKKMKTAELEREFDLLKRAKTHLESERPLREMEMSAEDKKRIRGFMFLSQKPILYVLNVNESTSLGDDLEKSPAKYKLTEYASRPNAGVTAICGRVEAELAEMPDEEAGEFLASYGLTESGLVRLIRKSYELLGLISFFTVGEDECRAWTIERGSRAQAAAGAIHSDLEKHFIRAETIHWDQLLDAGSEANARSRGTLRLEGKDYIVQDGDVMHIRHSG from the coding sequence ATGAAAACTGGCATTATCGGCCTGCCTCAAGTGGGCAAGACGTCGCTGTTCAAGATCCTCACCAAGGCGCATGTCGCCGAGCGTGGACACAATCCGCGCGAAGCTCATCTTGGTGTAGCGAAAGTTCCCGACGAGCGTTTGGATAAGCTGTCAGCTCTCTACAATCCCAAAAAGCTGGTTCATGCCACAGTGGAATACTCCGATGTGGCCGCTATCGGCCAGGAAGCGCTTAAGGAATCTGCTTACGCGAATAATCTGCGGACTGTCGACGCGCTGATTCACGTGTTGCGCGCCTTCGACGAGCCGTCGATCCCACATGTAGGCGAGATCGATCCGTTGCGCGACGCGAAGAATGTCGATTTCGATCTGGTCGTGAACGATCTAGGACAGATCGAGAAGCGATTGGAGCGTCTCGAAAAAGATCTTAAGAAGATGAAGACCGCAGAGCTCGAACGCGAGTTTGACCTGCTCAAACGCGCGAAGACCCATCTGGAATCCGAGCGGCCGCTACGCGAGATGGAAATGTCGGCTGAGGACAAGAAACGAATCCGCGGCTTCATGTTTCTCAGTCAAAAGCCCATCCTGTATGTGCTTAACGTCAATGAGAGCACTTCACTTGGCGATGACCTCGAGAAGTCGCCGGCAAAGTACAAATTAACTGAATATGCTTCGCGTCCAAACGCCGGCGTGACCGCAATCTGCGGTAGGGTTGAGGCCGAGCTAGCCGAGATGCCCGACGAAGAAGCCGGGGAATTCCTTGCCAGCTACGGACTCACCGAGAGTGGGCTGGTGCGCCTGATCCGCAAGAGTTACGAACTGCTCGGCCTGATTTCGTTCTTCACCGTGGGCGAGGACGAATGCCGCGCGTGGACGATTGAACGCGGATCACGAGCGCAAGCCGCTGCGGGAGCAATTCATTCCGATCTCGAGAAGCATTTCATCCGTGCAGAAACCATTCACTGGGATCAGCTCCTCGATGCGGGATCTGAAGCCAACGCGCGCTCACGTGGCACGTTGCGGCTGGAGGGCAAAGACTATATCGTGCAGGACGGCGACGTAATGCACATCCGGCACAGCGGGTGA